The Terriglobia bacterium genome includes a region encoding these proteins:
- a CDS encoding GAF domain-containing protein, translating into MNQATLSTVWDRGGPAIELLADCSGVLILLAAGFLVFRTFRERYLLAWILGWSFYLVYRVSTASSSLITPPAWLIAVSQGAYGCAIALFVAAILYYTRTLKYVMPLAVAGVAATSLAVARALWWPGSSLLVAVVRGVCALMAVGGGVQLGIFSRGRRQVGPWVLIAMLLLLHMDQDTTSPHFLAGIDMVIELLLGLSMLVIVLDDSKQRTDRLGAVNVISGAMAGAQEHGSMVLTALEQLKKLTGARAAWFRILDGNQLVLTRHIGLSEQYIRERSALDVRTADGARVAQQGVPTILRAASLEEDNRRLVREEGFDHILLVPILGKTAVIGTINLGQARNRSYPPDELDFLTATGHQVGIAVENLRLLEEIIRSHRQWISTFDSIEDMVLVHDSDFRILKLNRAVVQRLGVAIADVVFHQCDQVLPGAGVKWQQCPYCEHARANFGEGADPCFGGYSIVSTSTFTEGGAYRGTIHVIRDTTERRAAEERYRLLFEQVQEGVFVSTPQGRILECNHAFASMLGYERREEVLALDIARDMYESQEQRETFCALMNERGFVRNYEVDLRRKDGTILHALENSFATRDAAGNIDCYQGFLLDVTEKRRAEDAIRRRNRELHALNAIAVITAQSFDLDEILNTALRHVVDVFAAHSGAAYLMDNSNVLHCRAGYGQRAPSANADIALPPEFLQRIRDTRVEVVTEEEADQMPEVIREYVRSEGLRRWIWVIMRTNDVAVGVLGIGSREERRFGETDQHLMVAIARQLATTIEKVRLYEETCRAYENLRRTQEQLLQSEKMSAIGQLISGVAHEINNPLTAILGYAQLLENEGLGERARDFVGKLFKQAQRTQRLVQNLLSFARQRKPEKKQVDIRQVLDDTLALRDFDFNLRNIKVTCDVAPALPAVIADAHQMEQVFLNVINNAVDAMLEHEQGGTLSVKSYAQNGHVCIEFRDSGPGIREPKKVFDPFYTTKGVGKGTGLGLSICYGIVKEHGGDIVALNSPEGGALFRIQLPACASVPVDTPAEASRHEPPLSGRVLLVDDEEAVLEFEREALAGAGAQVVAVSSGEQAIQRLQQEKFDAMLVDSTMPGGWTGIDLYRWVAANLPGAEKNIIFTISDIRESETGSFCQQGSVPCIVKPFQVADLIAATRSLLSRTEKAAAN; encoded by the coding sequence ATGAACCAGGCAACGCTGAGTACGGTTTGGGACCGCGGCGGCCCTGCCATCGAGCTGCTGGCCGACTGCTCCGGTGTCTTGATCCTGCTGGCCGCCGGCTTTCTGGTCTTCCGCACCTTTCGCGAACGCTACCTGCTGGCGTGGATCCTGGGATGGTCGTTCTACCTGGTGTACCGGGTTTCCACCGCCAGCTCTTCGCTGATCACGCCGCCGGCCTGGCTGATCGCGGTTTCGCAGGGTGCGTATGGGTGCGCGATTGCCCTGTTCGTGGCCGCCATCCTCTACTACACCAGGACGCTGAAGTACGTCATGCCGCTGGCGGTCGCGGGCGTGGCCGCTACCAGCTTGGCGGTGGCGCGAGCGCTGTGGTGGCCGGGATCGTCATTGCTGGTGGCGGTGGTTCGCGGCGTATGCGCGCTGATGGCAGTGGGCGGCGGAGTGCAGTTGGGGATCTTCAGCCGCGGGCGCCGCCAGGTCGGGCCGTGGGTGCTGATCGCCATGCTGCTCCTGCTCCACATGGACCAGGACACCACCAGCCCCCACTTCCTCGCCGGCATTGACATGGTGATCGAGCTGCTGCTGGGGCTGAGCATGCTGGTGATAGTGCTGGACGATTCCAAGCAGCGGACCGACCGGCTGGGCGCGGTCAACGTGATTTCCGGCGCCATGGCAGGCGCGCAGGAACACGGCTCGATGGTGCTGACCGCGCTCGAGCAACTGAAGAAATTGACGGGAGCGCGCGCGGCGTGGTTCCGGATTCTGGATGGCAACCAGTTGGTGCTGACGCGCCACATCGGTTTGTCGGAACAGTACATCCGCGAGCGTTCAGCCCTGGATGTTCGCACCGCCGACGGCGCCCGGGTCGCGCAGCAAGGCGTTCCCACCATCCTGCGCGCCGCCTCCCTGGAGGAAGATAACCGGCGCCTGGTGCGGGAAGAGGGCTTTGACCACATCCTGCTGGTGCCGATCCTGGGCAAGACCGCGGTGATCGGTACGATCAACCTGGGACAGGCGAGAAACCGGTCGTATCCGCCCGACGAACTGGATTTCCTGACCGCGACCGGGCACCAGGTCGGCATCGCGGTGGAGAACCTGCGGCTGCTGGAAGAGATCATCCGCTCGCACCGGCAATGGATCAGCACCTTCGACTCGATCGAGGATATGGTCCTGGTGCACGACTCCGACTTCCGCATCCTGAAGTTGAACCGCGCGGTGGTGCAGCGCCTCGGAGTGGCCATCGCGGACGTGGTGTTTCATCAGTGTGACCAGGTGCTGCCGGGCGCGGGCGTGAAATGGCAGCAGTGCCCCTATTGCGAACACGCGCGCGCCAACTTCGGCGAAGGCGCTGACCCGTGCTTCGGCGGGTACTCGATCGTGTCCACGTCCACCTTCACCGAGGGAGGCGCGTATCGCGGGACAATTCACGTCATCCGGGACACCACCGAACGCCGTGCGGCGGAGGAACGTTACCGGCTGCTGTTCGAGCAGGTGCAGGAGGGGGTGTTTGTTTCCACGCCGCAAGGCCGCATCCTCGAGTGCAACCATGCGTTCGCCAGCATGCTTGGCTACGAGCGTCGCGAAGAGGTGCTGGCGCTCGACATCGCGCGCGATATGTATGAATCGCAGGAGCAGCGCGAGACATTCTGCGCCCTCATGAACGAGCGCGGCTTTGTCCGCAATTACGAGGTCGACCTGCGGCGGAAGGACGGCACCATCCTGCACGCCCTGGAAAACAGCTTTGCCACCCGCGATGCTGCGGGGAACATTGACTGCTACCAGGGGTTCCTGCTGGATGTCACGGAGAAGCGGCGCGCCGAGGACGCGATCCGGAGGCGCAACCGCGAACTGCACGCGCTCAACGCCATCGCGGTGATCACGGCGCAGTCCTTCGACCTGGACGAGATCCTGAATACCGCGCTGCGCCACGTGGTGGATGTTTTCGCGGCGCACAGCGGCGCCGCGTACCTGATGGACAATTCCAACGTCCTGCATTGCCGGGCCGGGTACGGGCAGCGGGCGCCTTCGGCCAACGCCGACATAGCGCTGCCGCCCGAGTTCCTGCAGCGCATCCGCGACACCAGGGTTGAAGTGGTGACCGAAGAAGAAGCGGACCAGATGCCGGAGGTCATTCGCGAGTACGTTCGCAGCGAGGGCTTGCGGCGCTGGATTTGGGTCATCATGCGGACCAACGACGTCGCGGTGGGCGTGCTCGGTATCGGCAGCCGCGAAGAACGCCGGTTCGGCGAAACCGATCAGCACCTGATGGTGGCCATCGCCCGCCAGTTGGCGACCACCATCGAGAAGGTCCGCCTGTACGAAGAGACTTGCCGCGCTTATGAGAACCTGCGGCGCACCCAGGAACAACTGCTGCAGAGTGAGAAGATGTCGGCCATTGGGCAGTTGATCTCGGGCGTGGCGCATGAGATCAACAACCCGCTGACCGCGATCCTGGGATACGCGCAGCTTCTGGAGAACGAAGGTTTGGGCGAGCGGGCGCGTGACTTCGTCGGCAAATTGTTCAAGCAGGCGCAACGCACCCAAAGGCTGGTGCAGAACCTGCTGTCGTTCGCGCGCCAGCGCAAGCCGGAAAAGAAACAGGTGGACATCCGGCAGGTGCTGGACGACACCCTGGCGTTGCGCGATTTCGATTTCAACCTCCGCAACATCAAGGTCACCTGCGATGTCGCGCCGGCACTGCCGGCGGTGATCGCCGATGCCCATCAGATGGAGCAGGTGTTCCTGAACGTGATCAACAACGCGGTGGACGCCATGCTGGAGCACGAGCAGGGAGGCACACTCTCGGTCAAGAGCTACGCACAGAACGGGCACGTGTGCATCGAGTTCCGCGACTCCGGCCCGGGCATCCGCGAGCCCAAGAAGGTTTTTGACCCCTTCTACACCACCAAGGGTGTGGGCAAGGGGACCGGCCTGGGGCTGAGCATCTGCTACGGAATCGTCAAGGAACACGGGGGCGATATAGTCGCCCTCAACTCCCCGGAGGGCGGCGCGCTGTTTCGGATCCAGTTGCCGGCATGCGCATCCGTTCCGGTGGATACGCCCGCGGAGGCGTCACGGCACGAACCGCCGTTGAGCGGGCGCGTCTTGCTGGTGGACGACGAAGAGGCGGTGCTGGAATTCGAACGCGAAGCGCTGGCCGGCGCGGGGGCGCAGGTGGTGGCGGTCTCCTCCGGCGAGCAGGCCATCCAGCGCCTGCAGCAAGAAAAGTTTGACGCCATGCTGGTGGATTCCACTATGCCGGGCGGATGGACGGGAATAGACCTTTACCGCTGGGTGGCGGCCAACCTGCCTGGGGCGGAGAAAAACATCATTTTCACCATCTCCGACATCCGAGAGAGCGAAACCGGCTCGTTCTGCCAACAGGGAAGCGTGCCGTGTATCGTGAAGCCATTCCAAGTGGCTGACCTGATTGCGGCTACCCGGTCGCTGTTATCGCGAACGGAGAAAGCGGCCGCCAACTGA
- a CDS encoding TrbI/VirB10 family protein: MRWAIVVVLLGTLAAAQQVAEEREGNRGGWRAGITVPAGTQIPLKLAQGISTKSAKVGDAVYAQTVFPITANDRIVIPAGTYVQGRISDIKRPGRVKGRAEFLMHFTTMIFHSGYTVMLPGAVDNLPGSEKQTVRDKEGTIQQDGTKGKDAGTVAKTAGEGAVVGAIVDRGIRGAGIGGGAGAAVGLASVLLTRGPDVHLPAGTSVLIVLERPLSLDGNKIR; encoded by the coding sequence ATGCGTTGGGCAATTGTCGTTGTGCTGCTGGGCACATTGGCAGCGGCGCAGCAGGTGGCCGAGGAGCGCGAAGGGAACCGCGGCGGCTGGCGCGCCGGTATCACCGTCCCCGCCGGCACCCAGATTCCCCTGAAGCTGGCGCAGGGCATTTCCACCAAGAGCGCGAAAGTGGGCGACGCGGTGTATGCCCAGACCGTGTTTCCAATCACCGCGAATGACCGCATCGTGATTCCCGCCGGCACCTACGTGCAGGGACGGATCAGCGACATCAAGCGGCCGGGGCGGGTGAAGGGCCGGGCGGAATTCCTGATGCACTTCACCACCATGATCTTCCACAGCGGTTACACCGTCATGCTGCCGGGCGCGGTGGATAATTTGCCGGGATCGGAGAAGCAGACGGTGAGGGACAAGGAAGGCACCATCCAGCAGGACGGCACCAAGGGCAAAGACGCGGGCACGGTCGCCAAGACGGCCGGCGAAGGCGCGGTGGTGGGCGCGATTGTGGATCGCGGCATCCGGGGAGCGGGAATCGGTGGAGGCGCCGGTGCTGCCGTGGGCCTCGCCAGCGTCCTGCTGACGCGTGGACCCGACGTCCATCTGCCCGCGGGAACCAGCGTGCTGATCGTGCTGGAACGGCCGCTGTCGCTGGATGGAAACAAGATCCGATAA
- a CDS encoding DUF1343 domain-containing protein, which produces MKTFRTSCCWVLALIVACALAVPAAAQTSARKPAGKSAAKKPKPSSTTDARLSVLDRIFNQAVAEHQIPGAVVLVGHDGKVVFRKAYGYRSLEPRRETMTLDTIFDMASLTKCMATAVAVMQLVQDGQVQLNDPVARYIPAFSANGKQDITVRQLLTHYSGLPDDLDLKQPWHGRDTAFRMAMDETPVYTPGSRFFYSDVNYEVLGFLVERVSGMALEKYASVHIFQPLKMQETTYLPPASWRPRIAPTEYDEGGHMLRGVVHDPTARRMGGVAGHAGVFSTANDLAKLAQAMLDGGAPVLSPLMVEKMTTPQQPPNATSVRGFGWDIDTPFSSNRGDLLPVGSFGHTGFTGTSLWIDPVTRTYIIILANAVHPRGQNKDMVSLRNRAATAVAAALKLSASEEEKMRLARITGYNDSFAASRRINVRNGQVKTGIDVLELHNFDQLRAPEPGKLRRIGLLTNQTGVDGLGRRTIDVLAHVDGIKLAAIFSPEHGVTGALDTTAVGNTVDAATGVPVYSVYGDTDAKRRPPLDIMKDLDAVVYDIQDAGARFYTYETTLGYLLEAAAKAGTEVVVLDRPNPITGAYVQGPVSQPGQESFVNYTQEPTRHGMTVGELAKMFNAERHINARLTVIAMEGWIRGDWYDSTGLVWINPSPNLRSLTQATLYTGVAEIEGTNVSVGRGTDTPFEVVGAPWIKAKELADCLNARGIQGVRFVPISFTPAAGAKFGGQKIGGVNIVMLDRNTLDAPELGIELASALHKLYPNEWDMRQMILLVNDPRVMSAIAGGADPRIIADDWREELERFEQIRKRYLLY; this is translated from the coding sequence ATGAAAACTTTTCGGACCTCGTGTTGCTGGGTTCTTGCCCTGATTGTGGCCTGCGCCCTCGCCGTTCCTGCCGCCGCGCAGACGAGCGCGCGCAAACCGGCAGGGAAGTCCGCCGCGAAGAAGCCGAAGCCGTCGTCCACGACCGACGCACGTCTGAGCGTTCTGGACCGCATTTTCAACCAGGCCGTCGCCGAGCACCAAATCCCCGGCGCGGTGGTGCTGGTGGGGCATGACGGCAAGGTGGTATTCCGCAAAGCGTACGGCTATCGCAGCCTGGAGCCACGGCGCGAGACGATGACGCTGGACACGATCTTCGACATGGCGTCGCTCACTAAGTGCATGGCGACGGCGGTCGCGGTGATGCAGTTGGTGCAGGACGGGCAAGTGCAGCTGAACGATCCGGTGGCGCGTTACATCCCGGCATTCAGCGCCAATGGGAAGCAGGACATTACGGTGCGGCAGTTGCTCACGCATTATTCCGGGCTGCCCGACGATCTCGATCTCAAGCAGCCGTGGCACGGACGCGACACGGCGTTCCGCATGGCGATGGACGAGACGCCGGTGTACACGCCGGGCTCGCGGTTTTTCTACAGTGACGTGAATTACGAGGTGCTCGGGTTCCTGGTGGAGCGCGTGTCGGGGATGGCGCTGGAGAAGTACGCGTCGGTGCACATCTTCCAGCCGCTCAAGATGCAGGAGACAACCTATCTGCCGCCGGCGTCGTGGCGGCCGCGAATCGCGCCCACCGAGTACGACGAAGGCGGCCACATGCTGCGCGGCGTGGTGCACGATCCCACGGCACGGCGCATGGGCGGAGTGGCCGGACATGCGGGCGTATTCTCCACCGCGAATGACCTGGCGAAACTTGCGCAGGCGATGCTTGACGGCGGCGCGCCAGTGTTGTCGCCGCTGATGGTCGAAAAGATGACCACGCCGCAGCAGCCGCCGAATGCGACCTCGGTGCGCGGATTCGGTTGGGACATTGACACGCCGTTCTCCAGCAACCGCGGCGATTTGCTGCCCGTGGGATCGTTTGGGCACACCGGGTTCACGGGAACGTCGCTGTGGATTGATCCGGTGACGCGGACGTACATCATCATCCTGGCCAACGCGGTGCACCCGCGCGGGCAGAATAAGGACATGGTGTCGCTGCGCAACCGCGCGGCAACCGCGGTCGCGGCGGCCTTGAAGCTGTCGGCGAGCGAAGAAGAAAAAATGCGGCTGGCGCGCATCACCGGGTACAACGACAGCTTCGCGGCGTCGCGACGCATCAACGTGCGCAACGGGCAGGTGAAGACCGGGATTGATGTGCTGGAACTCCACAACTTCGACCAGTTGCGCGCGCCCGAGCCGGGCAAGCTCCGGCGGATCGGGCTGCTGACCAATCAAACCGGTGTGGACGGGCTGGGCCGGCGCACGATTGATGTGCTGGCGCACGTGGACGGTATCAAGCTGGCGGCCATTTTCAGTCCGGAGCACGGCGTCACCGGCGCGCTGGACACGACGGCGGTGGGCAACACGGTGGATGCGGCCACCGGCGTGCCGGTATACAGCGTGTATGGCGACACCGACGCCAAGCGCCGCCCGCCACTCGACATCATGAAGGACCTGGACGCGGTGGTGTACGACATTCAGGACGCCGGCGCGCGCTTCTACACGTATGAGACAACGCTCGGATACCTGCTGGAGGCGGCGGCGAAGGCGGGAACCGAGGTCGTGGTGCTGGATCGGCCGAACCCGATCACCGGCGCTTATGTGCAGGGACCGGTGTCGCAGCCTGGGCAGGAGAGCTTCGTCAACTACACGCAGGAGCCGACGCGGCACGGGATGACGGTGGGCGAACTGGCGAAGATGTTCAACGCCGAACGGCACATCAACGCGCGGCTGACGGTGATTGCGATGGAAGGCTGGATTCGCGGCGATTGGTACGACTCCACCGGACTGGTGTGGATCAACCCATCGCCCAACCTGCGCAGCCTGACGCAGGCGACGCTATATACCGGAGTGGCGGAGATCGAGGGCACGAATGTCTCGGTGGGGCGCGGGACCGACACGCCATTCGAGGTGGTAGGCGCGCCGTGGATCAAGGCCAAGGAACTTGCGGATTGCCTGAACGCGCGCGGCATCCAGGGCGTGCGCTTTGTCCCGATCAGCTTCACGCCGGCGGCGGGGGCAAAGTTTGGCGGGCAGAAGATCGGCGGCGTGAACATCGTGATGCTCGATCGCAATACGCTGGACGCGCCGGAGTTGGGAATTGAGTTGGCGTCGGCGCTGCACAAGCTGTACCCGAACGAATGGGACATGCGGCAGATGATTCTGCTGGTCAACGATCCGCGCGTCATGAGCGCGATTGCCGGCGGCGCCGATCCGCGCATCATCGCCGACGATTGGCGCGAGGAACTGGAGCGGTTTGAGCAGATCAGGAAAAGGTATTTGCTGTACTGA
- a CDS encoding SIMPL domain-containing protein, whose amino-acid sequence MRTVSLFLALVLLACATAAQNTPTVTAQMNTVYVSADGKFESAPDTALIQFNISAQENSPRAAYDRAAQETEQLRQIMRSNGVDPKSAEIGFFSLQPVYDYKDAKRRVVGYRVSSSVSLKLKDFAKVGLIVQQLGAQEFNENVNLGYTLEDIDAAKMRAVEDAFQRARAEAATVAKAGNRALGELSYASVDTIETIRPLSAPMPLRAMAAQAQPVAAPTEEFSAHKVTITARVSAVFSLK is encoded by the coding sequence ATGAGAACGGTATCGCTTTTTCTCGCGCTTGTATTGCTGGCGTGCGCCACCGCCGCGCAGAACACCCCCACCGTCACCGCGCAGATGAACACGGTGTACGTCAGCGCCGACGGCAAGTTCGAATCGGCGCCCGACACCGCGCTCATCCAGTTCAACATCTCCGCCCAGGAAAATTCGCCGCGCGCCGCCTACGATCGCGCCGCCCAGGAAACCGAGCAGCTTCGGCAGATCATGCGGAGCAACGGCGTGGATCCGAAGTCGGCGGAGATCGGATTCTTCTCGCTGCAGCCGGTGTACGACTATAAAGACGCCAAGCGTCGCGTCGTCGGCTACCGCGTCAGCAGCAGCGTCAGTTTGAAGCTCAAGGATTTCGCCAAGGTAGGGCTGATCGTGCAGCAACTCGGCGCCCAGGAATTCAATGAGAACGTCAACCTCGGCTACACCCTCGAGGACATTGACGCGGCCAAGATGCGCGCCGTCGAAGACGCCTTCCAGCGCGCCCGCGCCGAGGCCGCCACCGTCGCCAAGGCCGGAAATCGCGCGCTGGGAGAGTTGAGCTACGCCTCGGTCGATACCATTGAGACGATCCGCCCCTTGAGTGCCCCCATGCCACTCCGCGCCATGGCCGCGCAGGCACAGCCGGTCGCCGCCCCCACGGAAGAATTTTCCGCCCACAAGGTCACTATCACGGCGCGGGTGAGTGCGGTGTTTTCTCTCAAGTAA
- a CDS encoding response regulator translates to MPADRILIVDDEEAIREIVHSMLSMAGYRCHQASSGVEALAVLESGEQFELMLSDLMMGEMDGIALLERTKEKYPDMPVVMVTAVHDISVALAAIRNGAYDYLLKPFEREQLLAISRRALENRRLKVENRAYQTDLEALVTARTEQLRQTMVDLERSYDITLEALGDALDLKDAETEGHSKRVTAFTIAMARAMSLAGEKIRVIARGAFLHDIGKMAIPDSILRKPGALTQEEIAIMQEHCYRGYQMLRKIPFLTEAAEIVYSHQEKWDGTGYPRGLKGNEIPLGARLFSIADTLDAIMSDRPYRAAQPFSAARDEIVRWSGRQFDPEVVKVFLTIPESIWHDLRKEIDQQIYRFTYSQKMAIKA, encoded by the coding sequence ATGCCCGCCGACCGAATCCTCATTGTCGACGACGAGGAAGCAATCCGCGAAATTGTGCACTCCATGCTCTCGATGGCGGGCTATCGCTGCCACCAGGCCAGTTCGGGCGTCGAGGCCCTCGCCGTTCTGGAGTCCGGTGAGCAGTTCGAACTCATGCTGTCGGACCTGATGATGGGCGAGATGGACGGCATCGCCCTGCTGGAGCGCACCAAGGAAAAATATCCCGATATGCCGGTGGTAATGGTCACCGCCGTCCACGATATTTCCGTCGCCCTGGCCGCCATCCGCAACGGCGCCTACGATTACCTGCTGAAGCCTTTCGAGCGCGAGCAACTGCTGGCCATTAGCCGGCGCGCGCTGGAAAACCGCCGCCTCAAGGTCGAGAACCGCGCTTACCAGACCGACCTGGAGGCGCTGGTCACGGCTCGCACCGAGCAGTTGCGCCAGACCATGGTGGACCTGGAGCGCTCCTACGACATCACCTTGGAAGCACTGGGCGACGCGCTCGACTTGAAAGACGCTGAAACCGAGGGCCACTCCAAGCGCGTCACCGCCTTCACCATCGCCATGGCACGCGCCATGAGCCTGGCGGGAGAAAAGATCCGCGTCATCGCCCGCGGCGCCTTCCTGCACGACATCGGCAAGATGGCCATCCCGGATTCCATCCTGCGCAAGCCCGGCGCCTTGACCCAGGAAGAAATCGCCATCATGCAGGAGCACTGTTATCGCGGCTACCAGATGCTGCGCAAGATTCCCTTTCTCACCGAGGCGGCCGAGATCGTCTATTCGCACCAGGAAAAATGGGACGGCACCGGCTATCCGCGAGGGCTCAAGGGCAACGAGATTCCGCTGGGGGCACGCCTGTTTTCCATCGCCGACACGCTGGATGCCATCATGTCCGACCGGCCGTACCGCGCGGCGCAGCCCTTCTCCGCCGCTCGCGACGAGATTGTCCGCTGGTCGGGCCGGCAGTTCGATCCCGAAGTCGTCAAGGTCTTTCTCACCATCCCCGAATCCATCTGGCACGATCTGCGCAAGGAAATTGACCAGCAGATTTACCGCTTCACTTATTCCCAGAAGATGGCGATCAAAGCTTAG
- the murQ gene encoding N-acetylmuramic acid 6-phosphate etherase — protein MSDSEDLRDLTTEDQNPASADLDTKSALEIAHIINLEDAKVARAVERALPQIARAIDAVGAAIANGGRLIYVGAGTSGRIAALDAAECPPTFDTSPETVQFIMAGGVDALWNPFEPAEDSAESGHREMARRKPGPQDVVAGIAASGRTPFTLAAVEYARSKGATTIAVTCNHDTPLGRAAEIEIVVEVGPEVLAGSTRMKAGTAQKMICNMITTGAMARAGYVYGNLMVNVHPKNEKLVARAVSILESAAQTDHERAAAALKESGNSVPVALIMLKAGVSKADAQRHLELAGGNVRRAIESAQPLSARRSSRKS, from the coding sequence ATGTCTGATTCCGAGGACTTGCGCGACCTGACCACGGAAGACCAGAACCCCGCGTCGGCGGATCTGGACACCAAGTCCGCCTTGGAAATCGCGCACATCATCAATTTGGAAGATGCCAAGGTCGCCCGCGCGGTGGAGCGCGCGCTGCCGCAGATCGCGCGGGCGATTGACGCGGTCGGCGCAGCGATCGCCAATGGCGGCCGCCTGATCTATGTCGGCGCCGGCACCAGCGGGCGCATTGCCGCCCTCGACGCCGCCGAGTGCCCGCCCACCTTCGACACCAGTCCCGAGACGGTGCAGTTCATCATGGCCGGTGGCGTGGACGCCCTGTGGAACCCCTTCGAACCCGCCGAGGATTCCGCCGAATCCGGCCACCGCGAAATGGCCCGCCGCAAGCCCGGCCCGCAGGACGTCGTGGCCGGCATTGCCGCCAGCGGACGCACTCCCTTCACCCTCGCCGCCGTCGAATATGCCCGCAGTAAGGGCGCAACCACCATCGCTGTCACCTGCAATCACGACACGCCGCTGGGCCGCGCCGCCGAAATCGAGATCGTGGTCGAGGTCGGCCCGGAAGTGCTTGCCGGCTCCACCCGCATGAAGGCCGGCACGGCGCAGAAGATGATCTGCAACATGATCACCACCGGCGCCATGGCGCGCGCCGGCTACGTGTACGGCAACCTGATGGTCAACGTGCACCCGAAGAACGAAAAGCTGGTCGCGCGCGCCGTTAGCATCCTGGAAAGCGCGGCGCAGACCGATCACGAGCGCGCCGCCGCTGCCCTGAAGGAATCCGGCAACAGTGTGCCGGTGGCGCTCATCATGCTGAAGGCGGGCGTGAGCAAGGCTGATGCCCAGCGTCATCTCGAACTCGCCGGCGGCAATGTGCGCCGTGCCATCGAGTCCGCCCAGCCCCTGAGCGCGCGCAGGAGTTCCCGGAAGAGTTGA
- a CDS encoding beta-lactamase family protein — MKPERFARALDLLRDAVASRAFPGCSLAVMHRGEPVASTGFGRFTYEPQSPEVAADTIFDVASLTKIVATTAMAMILYERGMLDLDLPMESVVREFFATDPRRQDVTLRTLLAHTSGLPGYVRLFEQARTRDELVLAACRTPLEAAPGERTEYSDIGFIILGEALARIADEPLDSFCRREVFGPLGMATTCFNPPPAQRSLIPPTEDDRAFRHRVIQGEVHDENAGVMGGVAGHAGLFASAPDLARFAQAILGCLTRPGAKTIFLPETLRAFARPQAAKSGSPRALGFDLPTAPSQSGRHFSPGSLGHLGFTGTSLWLDPERELAIVLLTNRTWPDRSSQEIKRVRPGVHDAIVEALSW, encoded by the coding sequence ATGAAACCAGAGCGTTTTGCCCGCGCCCTCGATCTGCTGCGCGACGCCGTCGCCAGCCGCGCCTTTCCCGGCTGCTCGCTGGCCGTCATGCATCGCGGCGAACCTGTCGCATCCACTGGCTTCGGACGCTTCACCTACGAGCCGCAATCGCCGGAAGTTGCCGCGGACACCATCTTCGACGTCGCCTCGCTGACCAAGATCGTCGCCACTACCGCGATGGCCATGATCCTGTACGAGCGCGGCATGCTCGACCTGGACCTGCCGATGGAATCGGTGGTGCGCGAATTCTTCGCGACTGATCCACGACGCCAGGACGTCACCCTCCGCACCTTGCTGGCGCACACCTCCGGCCTGCCCGGCTATGTCCGCCTGTTCGAACAGGCGCGCACCCGCGATGAACTTGTTCTCGCCGCCTGTCGCACGCCGCTGGAGGCCGCTCCCGGCGAGCGCACCGAGTACAGCGACATCGGCTTCATCATTCTCGGCGAAGCGCTCGCGCGGATTGCCGATGAGCCGCTCGACAGCTTCTGCCGCCGCGAAGTTTTCGGTCCGCTCGGCATGGCAACCACCTGCTTCAATCCGCCGCCGGCACAGCGCTCGCTCATTCCTCCGACCGAGGATGACCGCGCTTTCCGCCATCGCGTCATCCAAGGCGAAGTGCATGACGAGAACGCCGGCGTGATGGGCGGCGTAGCCGGCCACGCCGGACTTTTTGCCAGCGCGCCCGATCTCGCCCGCTTCGCCCAAGCGATACTGGGTTGCCTTACCCGGCCCGGTGCGAAGACCATCTTTCTTCCCGAAACGCTGCGCGCATTCGCCCGGCCGCAGGCGGCAAAATCCGGCAGCCCGCGCGCCCTCGGCTTCGATCTGCCCACGGCGCCCTCGCAGTCCGGCCGCCACTTCTCGCCGGGTTCGCTCGGTCACCTGGGTTTCACCGGCACATCGCTGTGGCTCGATCCCGAGCGCGAACTCGCGATCGTTCTGCTCACGAACCGCACCTGGCCCGACCGCAGTTCGCAGGAGATCAAGCGCGTGCGTCCCGGCGTGCACGATGCCATCGTGGAAGCGTTAAGTTGGTAG